A genomic region of Numenius arquata chromosome 21, bNumArq3.hap1.1, whole genome shotgun sequence contains the following coding sequences:
- the GPATCH3 gene encoding G patch domain-containing protein 3: MAAPSCSVDNGGVAPARYCLVSGIPAVLRSAQLRAYFSQFLEGGGFLCFHYRHRPERPPAGGGEEAAAPRTCSCLVAVKPGRARRFVRMYSGKRWVGPGGASLPGRCFIRRVRLSAGTGTETFPCSEDKTAAGESVTESDLKRLPEFNPPSFMPYGNVGTPLKVFLELIRACRLPPRIIKKLQLDFPKTGSSRRYGNVPFEYQDTETVIEEERVYTATGDEITEEEGPVATSEVTHPASAEEDEEGQEKEAEESHSDDDNDTCEEWERHEALHEDVTKQDRVEERLFEEEIELKWEKGGSGLVFYTDAQYWQEQNGDFDEQTADDWDVDMSIYYDKDGGDKDARDSVQMWLEQRLRDGLEDGSVSGQQIGTFERYTKGFGRKVLERQGWTEGLGLGSSNSGMAEALDNEGQNPRCKRGLGYHGEKLPTFNKVKKPRRDSPILISTVYDDPDPKDSGDHLLRRQPPTAMKYRQDMTFVRGSQGALESARAQSR, encoded by the exons atggcggcgcccagcTGTAGCGTCGATAATGGCGGCGTCGCCCCCGCTCGTTACTGCCTGGTGAGCGGCATCCCGGCCGTCCTGCGCTCCGCGCAGCTCCGCGCCTACTTCAGCCAGTTCCTAGAAGGCGGCGGCTTCCTCTGCTTCCACTACCGCCACCGCCCCGAGCGCCCGCCGGCGGGGGGTGGCGAGGAGGCCGCGGCGCCGCGCACTTGTTCCTGCCTGGTGGCCGTGAAGCCCGGCCGCGCTCGCCGCTTCGTCCGCATGTACTCGGGCAAACGCTGGGTCGGACCCGGGGGCGCCTCGCTGCCCGGCCGCTGCTTCATCCGCAGAGTTCGCCTCAGCGCCGGGACAG GCACGGAGACGTTTCCCTGCAGCGAGGACAAGACAGCTGCAGGCGAATCTGTCACGGAATCAGACTTGAAGCGGCTGCCTGAGTTCAACCCCCCTTCCTTCATGCCTTACGGGAACGTGGGCACCCCCCTGAAAGTTTTTCTGGAGCTGATCCGGGCCTGCAGGCTGCCTCCCCGGATTATCAAGAAATTGCAGCTGGATTTTCCAAAGACAGGCTCATCCCGTAGGTATGGGAATGTGCCTTTTGAATACCAGGACACTGAGACAGTTATAGAAGAAGAAAGAGTTTACACTGCTACGGGGGATGAGATCACAGAGGAAGAGGGGCCTGTGGCAACATCTGAGGTGACTCACCCAGCCAGCgctgaggaagatgaggaggggcaggagaaggaggcagaggagtCGCACTCGGATGAT GACAATGATACCTGCGAGGAGTGGGAGCGCCACGAGGCTCTGCACGAGGATGTGACCAAGCAGGACCGTGTGGAGGAGCGGCTCTTTGAAGAGGAGATTGAGCTGAAGTGGGAGAAAGGCGGCTCTGGCCTTGTCTTCTACACGGACGCTCAGTACTGGCAGGAGCAGAATGGAG ACTTCGATGAGCAGACTGCGGATGACTGGGATGTGGACATGAGCATCTACTATGACAAAG ATGGAGGTGATAAGGATGCTCGGGACTCGGTCCAGATGTGGCTGGAACAGCGACTCCGGGACGGATTGGAGGATGGATCTGTTTCAGGGCAACAGATTGGCACCTTCGAGAGATACACCAAG ggCTTTGGCAGGAAGGTGCTGGAGCGGCAGGGCTGgacggaggggctggggctgggcagcagcaacTCTGGAATGGCCGAAGCTTTGGACAACGAGGGTCAGAACCCCAGATGCAAGAGGGGGCTGGG GTACCACGGGGAGAAACTGCCAACTTTCAACAAGGTGAAGAAGCCCCGGCGGGACTCTCCCATCCTCATCTCCACCGTCTACGATGACCCTGACCCAAAAGACAGCGGTGACCATCTGCTCAGGCGCCAGCCACCCACTGCCATGAAGTACAGGCAGGACATGACGTTCGTCCGGGGGTCACAGGGGGCTCTGGAGAGTGCCAGGGCCCAGTCACGCTGA
- the SFN gene encoding 14-3-3 protein sigma, with the protein MARNHQVQKAKLAEQAERYEDMADFMKAVVEHGDELSNEERNLLSVAYKNVVGCQRSAWRVISSIEHKTEEGDDKAQLVNEYREKVERELNGVCKNVLALLDKYLIKKASDPESKVFYLKMKGDYFRYLAEVATGDDRKKTIDSAQEAYQEAMDISKKEMQPTNPIRLGLALNFSVFHYEIANAPEQAISLAKTTFDEAMGDLHTLSEDSYKDSTLIMQLLRDNLTLWTAECAGEDGGEAGEEPKN; encoded by the coding sequence ATGGCAAGAAACCACCAAGTGCAGAAGGCCAAGCTGGCCGAGCAGGCTGAGCGCTACGAGGACATGGCGGACTTCATGAAGGCGGTGGTGGAACACGGGGACGAGCTGTCCAACGAGGAGCGCAACCTCCTCTCCGTCGCCTACAAGAACGTGGTGGGGTGCCAGCGCTCGGCGTGGAGGGTCATCTCCAGCATCGAGCACAAAACCGAAGAGGGGGACGACAAAGCGCAGCTGGTGAACGAGTATCGGGAGAAGGTGGAAAGGGAGCTCAATGGCGTCTGcaagaacgtcctggccttgctggACAAGTATCTCATCAAGAAGGCGAGCGATCCCGAGAGCAAGGTCTTCTACCTGAAGATGAAGGGTGACTACTTCCGATACCTGGCCGAGGTGGCCACCGGGGACGACCGCAAGAAGACGATAGACAGCGCCCAGGAAGCCTACCAAGAGGCCATGGACATCAGCAAAAAGGAGATGCAGCCCACGAACCCCATCCGCCTGGGGCTGGCCCTCAACTTCTCCGTCTTCCACTACGAGATCGCCAACGCCCCCGAGCAGGCCATCTCCCTGGCCAAGACCACCTTCGACGAGGCCATGGGGGACCTGCACACGCTCAGCGAAGACTCCTACAAGGACAGCACCCTCATCATGCAGCTGCTCAGGGACAACCTCACGCTATGGACAGCCGAGTGCGCCGGAGAAGACGGCGGCGAGGCTGGCGAAGAGCCCAAGAACTGA
- the GPN2 gene encoding GPN-loop GTPase 2 encodes MSEGSKGSSLAFGQVVIGPPGSGKTTYCHGMQEFMGRIGRKVTVVNLDPANEAMPYQCAVDIAELITLPDVMENLKLGPNGGLIYCMEYLEANFDWLQEKLAAFRGHYYLFDCPGQVELYTHHDALKNVFAQLAKWNFRLAAVHLVDSHYCTDPGKFISVLCTSLSTMLHVELPHVNILSKMDLIEQYGKLAFNLDYYTEVLDLSYLVDHLASDPFFRNYRRLNEKLVEVIEDYSLVSFVPLNVQDKESMRQVMQAVDKANGYSFGDQEQRSLEALMSAAVGADFHFTSTLAVQEKYVQSQEKAVEDEVMDL; translated from the exons ATGTCTGAGGGCAGCAAAGGGAGCTCGCTGGCCTTTGGCCAGGTGGTAATCGGGCCTCCGGGCTCCGGGAAGACGACCTACTGCCATGGCATGCAGGAGTTCATGGGCAGGATTGGGCGCAAGGTGACGGTGGTGAACCTGGACCCTGCCAACGAGGCCATGCCCTACCAGTGTGCTGTGGACATCGCTGAGCTCATCACCCTGCCCGACGTGATGGAGAACCTGAAGCTGGGGCCCAACGGGGGACTGATCTACTGCATGGAATACCTGGAGGCCAACTTCGACTGGCTGCAGGAGAAACTGGCTGCGTTCAGGGGTCACTACTACTTGTTtgactgcccagggcaggtggagcTCTACACCCACCACGACGCCCTCAAGAACGTCTTCGCGCAGTTGGCCAAGTGGAATTTCAGG CTGGCTGCGGTGCATCTGGTGGATTCACACTACTGCACGGACCCTGGCAAGTTCATCTCTGTTCTCTGCACCTCGCTCTCCACCATGCTGCACGTGGAACTGCCCCACGTCAACATCCTCTCCAAGATGGACCTGATCGAGCAATACGGCAAGTTGG CCTTCAACCTGGATTATTACACAGAGGTCCTGGACCTCTCTTACTTGGTTGACCATTTGGCTTCGGACCCCTTCTTCAGAAATTACCGCCGCCTCAACGAGAAGCTGGTGGAGGTGATTGAAGACTACAGCCTGGTGTCCTTCGTTCCGCTCAACGTCCAG GATAAGGAGAGCATGCGGCAGGTGATGCAGGCAGTGGACAAAGCCAACGGCTATTCCTTCGGAGACCAGGAGCAGAGGAGCCTGGAAGCTCTGATGTCGGCAGCAGTGGGAGCCGATTTCCACTTCACCTC CACGCTTGCCGTGCAGGAGAAGTATGTGCAATCTCAGGAGAAAGCCGTGGAGGACGAAGTGATGGATCTGTAA